TGGCTGCGCCTTGCTCAGGTTGCAGCGGCAGGCACCACGCGCCAGGAGTACGAGCATTTCTACCTGTGCATCCAGGCCGCAGCGGCAGGGCTGGGTGTCGGTATGGCGTCGCTGCTGATGGTTCACGGGGAGCTGGAGTCCGGGCAGTTGATCGCGCCGTTCGGCTTCATCCGCGACGGTTCGCGCTACTGCCTGCTGTCGCCCCGGCCGTTCGAGGAAAGCGCCAAATGCCGTGTGTTCCTGGAATGGATCAGTGGGCAGATGGCGCAGAGTGTGCGCTAGGTTCTGTACGAAAAGTCGGCGAGCGAAGGTCAGGCAAGGCGCAACGAGCAAAGCGAGTAACAGCCGTAGGCTGACCCGAAGGGCGAGCGCCAGCGAGTCAAAACAGGCGAGGAACGGTCGGAGTCGCGGGCGACTTTACTGGAGTAAATGAGCATTCCGACCGGGCTGGCGATCCAGCCTGTTTTTAACGCAGCATGGCCGAGCGCAGGCACTTTTCGTACAAAACCTACGGCGAGAGCAAGGCCGCGCCAGTCTGACCCTGCCCGCCATTTGCCACCCGTGGCAAGCCTATGCCGGTGAGGGACCTTTACCTGCAGCGTTGGCAAGGTGACCCGAACAGCCTGCCAAGGCCCGGTCTAGAAGGCTGGCTTCATATCCATCCGCCTCCGCAGCCTGGCGGGAACGGAATTTGCTGAACCCCTGCCCGAAGGTTTCAACCATGGACGTTGCCATCCGGCACAAGGAGTTCACGTGATCATCAGTTCCAGCTCGCTTTACACCAACCCGGCACTGGCCGCTAAACAGCAGGCCCCGGTCAAGGCGACCCCCACGCCGACCCAGGTCGCTGCACAAACCCAGGCAGAGACCACGCCGGTTGCCAAGCGTACGAGTGAAGACCTGCCGTTGCAGGCTTATGCCCTCCCGACCTGGACGACCGGGTTCTACAAGGTGCTTTCCGGCGGGGCTGAAGCGGATGCCTACAATGCCCGTTTCGACGCGGCGTCGGACACCGAACTGGCCGAGTACAGCGAGCGTCTCCAGCAGCATCTGCAAACCCTGTATGCGAACAATGGCCTGTCGGATTTGGGTGAGCGCTACAAGGCGATCACTTCGGTGCCGGGGTTGAACGAGCGCTTGAAGACGCAGTTCCACGAGTCCGTGCAGGGGGATGCGCGGTTGATGAAACTGATGAACAAGGTCGGCACCACCCTGGCTTGAGCCGCAATGCTGATCAGGGAGACCGGGTAGGAGCGGCTTTAGCCGCGAAACGACCGTATGTTCACGACAGATGCAGTGAATTTCCTGGCGCTTTCGCGGCTCAAGCCGCGAAACGACCGTGTGTTCACGACAGATGCAGTGAATTTCCTGGCGCTTTCGCGGCTAAAGCCGCTCCCACCTGGTTCTATGCCGCTTAAGCGAACAGTATTGGCTTGAGCCGCGATACTGATCAGTGAGACCGTTGGAGCTTGCTCGCGATAGCTGCGTCATGTTCACAGCAGATGCATGGGGTTTGCTGACCTGCTTGCGAGCAAGCTCCAACAAGGTCCGCATCAGGCTCCAGGCCAATCAGTCTCCAGCCAGGCTTCGATCATGGCCACGGCCTGCTGCGGTGACTGCAGCGCCGTGTCGATGCAGCGCGGCGTTTCAGCCCAGGGCTCGTACTCGTGGGCCTGCACAGATTGCCAGTCGGGCGGTGTCAGGCCCGCGATATCCGTAAGGCGGCTTTCCACTCGGCGCTGGTGTTCAGCGCGGTCCGAGCAGACCACCTGAATATCCAGTAATCGAGCGTTCGCATGGCGGGCCACCTCGCGCCAGGCCTGGCGGCTCTCGGCCACGGGGTTAACGCCGTCGGCGATGACCCTGTGGCCCAGCAGCAACTGGGTCGTGGCCAGTTCATGGGCGACCCGGTAGCCGCTGGTGCCGACATCGCCCGCCAGCACCCCGGCGTCGCGAATCGCCTGTTCGATGGTGTCTATGCGCAGGTACACCGCCCCAAGGGCCACTGCCAGTGCCTTGGCCACGGTGGTCTTGCCGGTACCCGGCAGGCCGCTGAAAACGATCAGCCAGGGTGGCGGGAGGACGGCGCTCATCACACGCTCAGGTGCTGGTCGATCAATCGCGCCACTGCCTGGGCATGGGTGAAGCCCAGGTCATGGCCGGCCTCGGCAAACACTTCCAGGCGGGCGCCGGGAATCAGCTCGGCCAGGCGTTGGCCGACCCGCAGCGGGCTGATCCGGTCTCTGCCGCCCCATACCAGCATCACCGGCATGCGCAGTTCGTGCAGGCGCGCGGAGAAGTCGGTGCGGTCGTCGAGAAACCAGCGCGGCAGGGTCGGAAAGTCGGCGGCGAACTCGTCACGCCAGTCCTCGCCGCCGAGTGCAGAAACATCCAGGCCGCCGGAGGTGACGCTCAGCACCAGGTGGCTGATCAGCTCTGGCCGTTGCAGCGCGACCTGCACCGCCACCACACCGCCCATGGATTGCGCGACCAACGCCGTGGGCCGGTCGATCTGCTCCAGAGCCAGACCGGCGAGGTCCTGCAGGCTGTTGATCGTGGTATTGCGCGGCACGTCGCCGAAGCCCGGCCAGCCCAACTGCTGGGTGGGCAACGGCGTGCGCAGGAAGTCGGCGGCAGGGCGCCAGAAGTGGGTATTGCCGGAAGCACCGGGCAGGAAGAGGATCTTTTCAGGGCAAAGCGACACGGCTCGGTTCCTTGAGTCGGAGGGCTCAACGCGGGTTGGCGGACGTTAACACACTGGGTATACAGCCGCAGGTCCAGCGTTCAAGCTAGCGCACCGCTACCCGCTCCACTCTGCTTCCATCTGCCTTGGGCCTTCACCATGCGTAAAGCCGATCGGCTGTTTCAATTGGTCAACCTGATACGTGCGCATCAGCCCATCACCGCCGAGCGCCTGGCGAGCCGGGTCGGTGTGTCGGTACGCTCGATCTACCGCTATATCGACGATTTGTCCGTCAGTGGCATTCCCATCTATGGCACCACCGGGGTGGGGTATGCACTGGATGCCGACTTCGAGCTGCCACCGTTGGCCTTGAACAGGCTGGAGTGGGACGCGCTGGTGCTTGGTGTGGAGATGCTGGCCGCCGCAGCCGACGCCGAACTGGGTGCGGCAGCGCGCGCCCTGTTGGGCAAGATCAGCGCGTCGGTGGTACGGCCACCCAACCCGGACAGCGCCGCGATCCGCGCGCTGGGCGAGATGTCGGGCCGCACACGCCTGCACCTGGCGGCACTGCGCAAGGCGATCGAACAGGCCCAGGCGCTGACCATCACGTACGCCCATGCCGACGGCGAGGTGTCTCGGCGTCTGGTCTATCCCCTTGGGCTGTTCTATTGGGGCGGCAAGTGGACGGTAGGCACCTGGTGCGAAGCCCGTGGCGCCTATCGGGACTTCCGGGTAGACCGTATCGCCGCCATCATTCCGGCTGAACAGGCGTTTGCGGACAATCCGGCCATCGACCTGCGTACCTACATGCGTTACCAGCAGGACCAGTGGGATTCTCGCGTCGGCACTGACAGTACGCTGTCAGTATGAGCCGTTGAACATGGGCACCTCGCAAACCAACCGAGGCTTTCCATCGTGTCGCATGCATCCCCTGTACTTGAACTGGCCATTTTCCAGGTGAAGGAAGATCACCTTGCCCAGGTGCCCGCGCTGCGCGCCGGCCTGCGCGAGACACTCAAGGCGTTTCCCGGCCTGATCGACTATCGCGGCTATTGCCCGATCAACGACGACCGGATCTTCGTCGACCTCGCGCTGTGGAGCTGTTTCGAGAACGCTCAGGCCGTCGCCCAGGCGTTCAATGACGGCGACCCGCGTTTCGCGGATTACATGGCCGCCATCGAGAGCCTGAGCTTCATGAGTCATTTCTCTCCCGAGCCGTGCTGAACCTCTGTTCCTGATTGCTTAAGCGTGCACGGACGGCCATGCTCTGTTTTCGATAACAGGAGGCGGATCATGGCTGAACCGGTACTTCATCTGTTGTGCGGCAAGATCGCCTCAGGCAAATCCACCCTGGCCAGTGCACTGGCGACCGAGCATTCGGCGGTCCGGCTGAGCGAGGATC
The Pseudomonas sp. DTU_2021_1001937_2_SI_NGA_ILE_001 DNA segment above includes these coding regions:
- a CDS encoding AAA family ATPase; its protein translation is MSAVLPPPWLIVFSGLPGTGKTTVAKALAVALGAVYLRIDTIEQAIRDAGVLAGDVGTSGYRVAHELATTQLLLGHRVIADGVNPVAESRQAWREVARHANARLLDIQVVCSDRAEHQRRVESRLTDIAGLTPPDWQSVQAHEYEPWAETPRCIDTALQSPQQAVAMIEAWLETDWPGA
- a CDS encoding alpha/beta fold hydrolase; amino-acid sequence: MSLCPEKILFLPGASGNTHFWRPAADFLRTPLPTQQLGWPGFGDVPRNTTINSLQDLAGLALEQIDRPTALVAQSMGGVVAVQVALQRPELISHLVLSVTSGGLDVSALGGEDWRDEFAADFPTLPRWFLDDRTDFSARLHELRMPVMLVWGGRDRISPLRVGQRLAELIPGARLEVFAEAGHDLGFTHAQAVARLIDQHLSV
- a CDS encoding YafY family protein, whose protein sequence is MRKADRLFQLVNLIRAHQPITAERLASRVGVSVRSIYRYIDDLSVSGIPIYGTTGVGYALDADFELPPLALNRLEWDALVLGVEMLAAAADAELGAAARALLGKISASVVRPPNPDSAAIRALGEMSGRTRLHLAALRKAIEQAQALTITYAHADGEVSRRLVYPLGLFYWGGKWTVGTWCEARGAYRDFRVDRIAAIIPAEQAFADNPAIDLRTYMRYQQDQWDSRVGTDSTLSV